From the genome of Solidesulfovibrio carbinolicus, one region includes:
- a CDS encoding nucleoside transporter, with amino-acid sequence MSNGVFLLVLIGLGFAFLIYFHQRSRNYQERHPGEDNPVDKWLTGKDKEDEDDSDAKR; translated from the coding sequence ATGAGCAACGGCGTATTCCTTCTCGTGCTGATCGGCCTCGGCTTTGCCTTTCTCATCTACTTTCACCAGCGCTCCAGGAACTACCAAGAGCGCCATCCCGGAGAGGATAACCCGGTGGACAAGTGGCTGACGGGCAAGGACAAGGAGGATGAGGACGATTCGGACGCGAAGCGTTGA
- the uvrA gene encoding excinuclease ABC subunit UvrA, with product MDETPRIRIEGARQHNLKNLTLDIPRDKLVVVCGPSGSGKSTLAFDIVYAEGQRRYVESLSAYARQFLPQMDKPQVDKIEGLSPAISLEQQTATRNPRSTVGTVTEIYDFLRVFFARLGKPHCPKCGEAITARTADEIIGDILALPEGSKLLLLAPLVEHQKGTHADRLKKLKSQGFARVRLGGQIVPLEPLPELEKNKRHNIDLVVDRLVVKDGIRSRLSDSVELALAQGDGRIYIADHEGKAKDRIFSTASSCPTCKISVPRPSPQLFSFNSPQGACPACSGIGAVEYFEPALLAPNKGLSLAEGAILPWKSERALARYSKQLENLGARHGFTLATKLADFTPEALQALYYGDAAFGWAGVVSLLEKGQSFGPVWHDELARYRQSRPCPVCGGARLRPEALAVRVAGASIADFCAMPIDRALPWLAGLDFTGAEAVIAEPLLKELNHRLKFLSGVGLEYLSLSRNMATLSGGEAQRIRLAGQLGSGLVGVTYVLDEPSIGLHPRDNDRLLATLRQLQGRGNTVLVVEHDEATIKSADHVIELGPGSGRLGGEIVYQGDVAGMLASPTSLTGKYLRGEAASPRPESRRPPKGELVLRGVTTNNLKNIDATIPLGCLVCVTGVSGSGKSSLVMDTLYKHLALSKGIKVDAPGAIAGIEGAGLIEKIVSIDQTPIGRTPRSNPATYTKVFDEIRDIFTTTPDAKRRGFKPGRFSFNVKGGRCEACGGDGQIRVEMHFLPDIYVTCEVCGGLRYNRETLDVRYKGLNIAEVLDLTVRQAREFFENYPVLDRRLEVLEEVGLEYLHLGQPATTLSGGEAQRIKISRELGKRSLPGALYILDEPTTGLHMQEVGKLITVLHRLVDKGASVVVIEHNTDVVAASDHVIDLGPGGGEGGGRIVAKGTPEELKADPNSVTGRFLP from the coding sequence ATGGACGAGACTCCCCGGATTCGCATCGAAGGCGCGCGCCAGCACAATCTCAAAAACCTCACCCTGGACATTCCCCGGGACAAGCTCGTGGTGGTCTGCGGCCCGTCAGGGTCCGGCAAATCCACCCTGGCCTTTGACATTGTCTACGCCGAGGGCCAGCGGCGCTACGTGGAATCGCTGTCCGCCTACGCCCGGCAGTTTTTGCCCCAGATGGACAAGCCGCAGGTGGACAAGATCGAGGGCCTGTCCCCGGCCATTTCCCTGGAGCAGCAGACGGCCACGCGCAACCCCCGTTCCACGGTCGGCACGGTGACGGAGATCTACGATTTCCTGCGCGTGTTTTTCGCCCGCCTGGGCAAGCCCCACTGCCCCAAATGCGGCGAGGCCATCACCGCCCGCACCGCCGACGAAATCATCGGTGACATCCTGGCCCTGCCCGAAGGCTCCAAGCTGCTGCTTTTGGCCCCGCTGGTGGAGCATCAAAAGGGGACCCACGCCGACAGGCTCAAAAAGCTCAAGAGCCAGGGCTTTGCCCGGGTGCGCCTGGGCGGCCAGATCGTGCCCCTGGAGCCGCTGCCGGAGCTGGAAAAAAACAAGCGCCACAACATCGATCTGGTGGTGGACCGGCTGGTGGTCAAGGACGGCATCCGCTCGCGCCTGTCGGATTCGGTGGAGCTGGCCCTGGCCCAGGGCGACGGCCGCATCTACATCGCCGACCATGAGGGCAAGGCCAAGGACCGCATCTTCTCCACGGCCTCGTCCTGCCCCACCTGCAAGATCAGCGTGCCGCGCCCCTCGCCCCAGCTCTTTTCCTTTAATAGCCCCCAGGGGGCCTGCCCGGCCTGTTCGGGCATCGGCGCGGTGGAATACTTCGAGCCGGCTCTGCTGGCCCCCAACAAGGGCCTGTCCCTGGCCGAAGGGGCCATCCTGCCCTGGAAGAGCGAACGGGCCCTGGCCCGCTACAGCAAGCAGCTGGAAAACCTGGGCGCGCGCCACGGCTTCACCCTGGCCACCAAGCTGGCCGATTTCACCCCCGAGGCGCTCCAGGCGCTGTATTACGGCGACGCCGCCTTTGGCTGGGCCGGGGTGGTGAGCCTGCTTGAAAAGGGCCAGTCCTTCGGCCCGGTCTGGCATGACGAACTGGCCCGCTACCGCCAGTCCCGGCCGTGTCCGGTCTGCGGCGGGGCACGCCTTCGCCCTGAGGCTTTGGCCGTTCGCGTGGCCGGGGCCAGCATCGCCGATTTTTGCGCCATGCCCATCGACCGCGCCCTGCCGTGGCTGGCCGGCCTGGACTTTACCGGGGCCGAGGCGGTCATCGCCGAGCCGCTTTTAAAGGAACTCAACCACCGCTTGAAGTTTCTCTCGGGCGTTGGCCTGGAATACCTGTCCCTGTCGCGCAACATGGCCACCCTGTCCGGCGGCGAGGCCCAGCGCATCCGTCTGGCCGGCCAGCTCGGCTCGGGCCTGGTCGGCGTCACCTACGTCCTGGACGAGCCGAGCATCGGCCTGCACCCCCGGGACAACGACCGGCTGCTGGCGACCCTGCGCCAGCTCCAGGGCCGGGGCAACACCGTGCTCGTGGTCGAGCACGACGAAGCCACCATCAAAAGCGCCGACCACGTCATTGAGCTGGGTCCCGGCTCGGGCCGGCTTGGCGGCGAGATCGTCTACCAGGGCGACGTGGCCGGCATGCTGGCCTCGCCCACATCGCTTACCGGCAAATATCTGCGGGGCGAGGCCGCCTCGCCCCGCCCCGAATCGCGCCGTCCGCCCAAGGGCGAACTTGTGCTGCGCGGCGTGACCACCAACAACTTGAAAAACATCGACGCGACCATTCCGCTGGGGTGTCTCGTGTGTGTCACGGGCGTGTCCGGCTCGGGCAAGTCGTCCCTGGTCATGGATACGCTGTACAAGCACCTGGCCTTGTCCAAGGGCATCAAGGTGGACGCGCCCGGGGCCATCGCCGGCATCGAGGGAGCGGGACTTATCGAAAAGATCGTCAGCATCGACCAGACGCCCATCGGCCGCACCCCGCGCTCCAACCCGGCCACCTACACCAAGGTGTTCGATGAGATCCGCGACATCTTCACCACCACCCCCGACGCCAAGCGGCGCGGCTTCAAGCCCGGGCGCTTCAGCTTCAACGTCAAGGGCGGGCGCTGCGAGGCCTGCGGCGGCGACGGGCAGATCCGGGTGGAGATGCACTTTCTGCCCGACATCTACGTCACCTGCGAAGTCTGCGGCGGGCTGCGCTACAACCGCGAGACCCTGGACGTGCGCTACAAGGGCCTCAACATCGCCGAGGTGCTGGACCTCACCGTGCGCCAGGCCCGGGAGTTTTTCGAGAACTATCCGGTGCTGGACCGTCGTCTGGAAGTGCTGGAGGAAGTGGGCCTGGAATACCTGCACCTGGGCCAGCCGGCCACGACGCTCTCCGGCGGCGAGGCCCAGCGCATCAAGATCTCGCGGGAGCTGGGCAAGCGGAGCCTGCCCGGGGCGCTCTACATCCTGGACGAACCGACCACGGGCCTGCACATGCAGGAGGTGGGCAAGCTCATCACCGTGCTGCATCGGCTGGTGGACAAGGGGGCCAGCGTGGTGGTCATCGAGCACAACACCGACGTGGTGGCGGCCTCGGACCACGTCATCGACCTCGGCCCGGGCGGCGGCGAAGGCGGCGGGCGCATCGTGGCCAAGGGCACGCCCGAGGAACTCAAAGCCGATCCCAATTCGGTGACCGGACGGTTTTTGCCGTAG
- the queC gene encoding 7-cyano-7-deazaguanine synthase QueC — MTTDIQKKAVVLFSGGLDSTTCLAVARRDGFLPCALSFEYGQRHKVELEAARRVAKAMAVTSHLILPLPLGAIGGSALTADIDVPKDRDIGEMEADIPVTYVPARNTIFLSMALGWAEVLGASDIYIGVNALDYSGYPDCRPEFIGAFEAMANLAVKEAVEGRLSIRIHTPLLHLSKAGIVELGTSLGVDYGLTHSCYDPDPDGLACGRCDSCLLRKKGFEEAGVADPTRYRPSL, encoded by the coding sequence ATGACGACTGACATACAAAAAAAAGCCGTGGTCCTTTTTTCTGGGGGCCTGGATTCCACCACCTGCCTGGCCGTGGCCCGGCGCGACGGATTTTTGCCGTGCGCGCTGAGTTTCGAATACGGCCAACGCCACAAGGTGGAGCTGGAAGCCGCCCGCCGGGTGGCCAAGGCCATGGCGGTCACGAGCCACCTGATTCTGCCCCTGCCGCTGGGGGCCATCGGCGGTTCGGCGCTGACGGCCGACATCGACGTGCCCAAGGACCGCGATATTGGCGAAATGGAAGCCGACATTCCGGTCACCTACGTGCCGGCCCGCAACACCATCTTCCTGTCCATGGCCCTGGGCTGGGCCGAGGTGCTCGGGGCCAGCGACATCTACATCGGCGTCAACGCCTTGGATTACTCGGGCTATCCAGACTGCCGGCCGGAATTCATCGGCGCCTTTGAGGCCATGGCCAACCTGGCCGTCAAGGAAGCGGTGGAAGGCCGCCTTTCCATCCGTATCCACACCCCGCTGTTGCACCTGTCCAAGGCCGGCATTGTGGAACTCGGCACGAGCCTGGGCGTGGACTATGGCCTGACCCATTCCTGCTACGACCCGGACCCGGACGGCCTGGCCTGCGGTCGCTGCGACAGCTGTCTGCTGCGCAAGAAAGGCTTCGAGGAAGCCGGCGTGGCCGACCCCACCCGCTACCGGCCAAGCCTGTAG
- a CDS encoding 7-carboxy-7-deazaguanine synthase QueE encodes MLKVHEIFASIQGESSYAGWPCGFLRLSGCNLACRWCDTLHAGDSYAEMTVADATAALAGLGLPLVEVTGGEPLLAPQTPELVKRLCDLDLTVLVETNGSLDIAVLDARATAVVDVKCPGSGMEHRNDYGNLERLRPHDEVKFVLADRTDYDFALDISSRVWRTHIVHFSPVAATLAPAELAAWMVADRVQARLGLQLHKHIWSPDARGV; translated from the coding sequence ATGCTCAAGGTTCACGAAATATTTGCCAGCATCCAGGGCGAGTCGAGCTATGCCGGCTGGCCCTGCGGTTTTTTGCGCCTGTCGGGCTGCAATCTGGCCTGCCGCTGGTGCGACACCCTGCATGCCGGCGATTCCTACGCCGAAATGACCGTGGCCGACGCCACGGCCGCCCTGGCCGGGCTGGGGCTGCCGCTGGTGGAAGTGACCGGCGGCGAGCCGCTCCTGGCCCCGCAGACCCCGGAGCTGGTCAAGCGCCTGTGCGATCTGGACCTGACCGTGCTGGTCGAGACCAACGGCAGCCTCGACATCGCCGTGCTCGATGCCCGGGCCACGGCCGTGGTGGACGTCAAATGCCCGGGCAGCGGCATGGAGCATCGCAACGATTACGGCAATCTGGAGCGGCTGCGCCCCCACGACGAGGTGAAATTCGTGCTTGCCGACCGGACCGATTACGATTTCGCCCTGGACATCTCCTCACGGGTCTGGCGCACGCACATCGTCCATTTTTCGCCCGTGGCCGCGACACTTGCCCCGGCCGAGTTGGCCGCCTGGATGGTGGCCGACCGGGTCCAGGCCCGCCTGGGGCTGCAACTGCACAAGCACATCTGGAGCCCCGACGCCCGGGGCGTCTGA
- a CDS encoding 6-pyruvoyl trahydropterin synthase family protein has translation MPPIYTIAVAGDFSAAHRLPGHPGPCAAMHGHNFQVTAEICAESLINGMVADFLDVRTAMDAIFADLDHACLNDVPTLDPPTAEVLAGYILAKLKERLDDGRVRVTAVTVVESRGLAATCREA, from the coding sequence ATGCCGCCGATCTACACCATCGCCGTTGCCGGCGATTTCAGCGCCGCCCACCGTCTGCCGGGCCATCCCGGCCCCTGCGCCGCCATGCACGGCCACAATTTCCAGGTCACGGCCGAAATTTGCGCCGAAAGCCTGATAAACGGCATGGTGGCCGATTTCCTGGATGTCCGCACGGCCATGGACGCCATTTTCGCCGATCTGGACCATGCCTGCTTAAACGACGTTCCCACCCTTGATCCGCCCACGGCCGAGGTGCTGGCCGGCTACATCCTGGCCAAGCTCAAGGAGCGGCTTGATGACGGCCGGGTGCGCGTGACGGCCGTGACCGTGGTGGAAAGCCGTGGCCTGGCCGCCACCTGCCGCGAGGCGTGA
- the queF gene encoding preQ(1) synthase, which yields MPHRVPRDDISTLKTLGQGATVYPRNVTPGLLETFPNAFPDRRYDITFASDEFTSLCPKTGQPDFGTITIRYVPDKLCIESKSLKLYLFSYRDEGAFMETLTNRILDDLVEVCQPHHMEVTGDFAARGGITISVTATFVKEKK from the coding sequence ATGCCGCATCGCGTACCCAGAGACGACATCAGCACACTCAAAACCCTCGGCCAGGGGGCCACGGTCTACCCGAGAAACGTCACCCCCGGCCTGCTCGAAACCTTCCCCAACGCCTTCCCGGACCGGCGTTACGACATCACCTTCGCCTCCGACGAGTTCACGAGCCTGTGCCCCAAGACCGGCCAGCCCGACTTCGGCACCATCACCATCCGCTACGTGCCCGACAAGCTGTGCATCGAATCCAAGTCGCTCAAGCTCTACCTCTTCAGCTACCGCGACGAAGGCGCTTTCATGGAAACCCTCACCAACCGCATCCTCGATGACCTCGTGGAAGTCTGCCAGCCGCACCATATGGAAGTCACCGGCGACTTCGCCGCCCGGGGCGGCATCACTATTTCGGTGACGGCGACGTTTGTGAAAGAGAAGAAATAG
- a CDS encoding YihY/virulence factor BrkB family protein → MTAWLREVGRLSVKATAAFFRSGGPTQAAALAFYALLSSVPLLFAMLALCGAVSGEDWTGQMALRRQLAILTPYIDELLVSRARRLLWASPGFSLESAVFVLWSSWLFLGAFRRALRRPLGEAAPEQQPALAARLMSAAWGAVAGVLFLGALTAALYLAYLPRLEPRGSLARQWSAAWGVLCLTGMFAAAYLLFLPGRRPLRAIAGVSVLLAVAAWAVTAAFGQFVAHGGRYELVYGSLGGAVLFLLWLQYNACLVLWGAWFLRLWRRDHGPSALRRRLSPASLFDRLRAGRLARRPRG, encoded by the coding sequence ATGACCGCCTGGCTACGGGAGGTCGGACGCTTGTCCGTCAAGGCCACGGCCGCCTTTTTCCGCTCGGGCGGGCCGACCCAAGCCGCCGCCCTGGCCTTTTACGCGCTGCTCTCTTCGGTGCCGCTGCTTTTTGCCATGCTGGCCCTGTGCGGGGCGGTGTCGGGCGAGGACTGGACCGGCCAAATGGCCCTACGCCGCCAGCTCGCCATCCTCACGCCGTATATCGACGAACTGCTGGTCTCCCGGGCCAGGCGGCTGCTGTGGGCCTCGCCGGGGTTTTCCCTGGAAAGCGCGGTGTTTGTGCTGTGGTCGTCGTGGCTGTTTCTGGGCGCGTTTCGCCGGGCGCTACGCCGGCCTCTTGGCGAGGCGGCCCCGGAACAACAGCCGGCCCTGGCCGCGCGATTGATGAGCGCGGCCTGGGGGGCCGTGGCCGGCGTGCTGTTTCTGGGGGCGCTGACGGCGGCCCTGTATCTGGCCTATCTGCCGCGCCTGGAGCCGCGCGGGAGTCTGGCGCGCCAGTGGTCGGCGGCCTGGGGCGTTCTCTGCCTGACCGGCATGTTCGCCGCCGCCTATCTGCTGTTTTTGCCGGGGCGGCGGCCGCTTCGGGCCATCGCCGGCGTGTCGGTCTTGCTTGCCGTGGCGGCCTGGGCGGTGACGGCGGCTTTCGGGCAGTTCGTGGCCCATGGCGGGCGCTACGAACTCGTATACGGTTCCCTGGGCGGGGCGGTGCTGTTTTTGTTGTGGCTGCAGTACAACGCCTGTCTGGTGCTGTGGGGAGCCTGGTTCTTGCGCCTGTGGCGGCGCGACCATGGCCCGTCGGCCCTGCGGCGGCGGCTGTCGCCGGCCAGCCTCTTCGACCGCCTGCGCGCCGGCCGCCTGGCCCGCCGCCCTAGGGGCTGA
- a CDS encoding phosphatase domain-containing putative toxin, with protein sequence MSALPPSCRRLRRSARPRLAVPWPLAGLLAVVLALFLAGPSAAASAEPGPDVGVLTLDAPAASALPHRFRTCFFPLTASDGAAVPSREGLNGLRVSGSSQFSLAGLALMREQFPPRAVIVDLRRESHGFLGGNAVSWRLPDNQGNPGRDAAFVAEAEAALLAAIDERPDIVVAREAKRGGPTPLTLGPLPAVSEAQAAASLGLGYLRLAVSDHTRPDDAVVERFVRFSRSLPPDVWLHFHCRGGAGRTTTFMTLVDMLRNAQAVAFEDIIARQKALGGSDLAKTSGGSAPGRDALARQRLDFLRRFYDYARANPGGAPLGWAAWLAGGAKP encoded by the coding sequence ATGTCCGCCCTGCCGCCGTCGTGCCGCCGGCTTCGCCGGTCCGCTCGGCCGCGCCTTGCGGTGCCCTGGCCCCTGGCCGGGCTGCTGGCCGTGGTGTTGGCCCTGTTCCTGGCCGGTCCGAGCGCTGCCGCCTCGGCCGAACCCGGACCGGACGTCGGGGTTTTGACCCTGGACGCCCCTGCCGCCAGCGCCCTGCCCCATCGGTTTCGCACCTGTTTTTTCCCCCTGACCGCGTCGGACGGGGCTGCCGTCCCCTCACGGGAGGGCTTAAACGGGCTGCGCGTCTCCGGCAGCAGCCAGTTCTCCCTGGCCGGGCTGGCCCTTATGCGCGAACAATTTCCGCCGCGCGCCGTCATCGTCGATCTGCGCCGGGAATCCCACGGTTTTCTCGGCGGTAATGCCGTGTCCTGGCGGCTGCCCGACAACCAGGGCAACCCGGGCCGCGACGCTGCTTTCGTGGCCGAGGCCGAAGCCGCCCTCCTGGCCGCCATCGATGAGCGGCCGGACATCGTCGTGGCCCGGGAAGCCAAGCGCGGCGGCCCCACACCCTTGACGCTCGGTCCGCTGCCCGCCGTCAGCGAAGCCCAGGCCGCCGCGTCCCTGGGCCTGGGCTATCTGCGCCTGGCCGTGTCCGACCATACCCGGCCCGACGACGCCGTGGTCGAACGGTTCGTGCGATTCTCCCGCAGCCTGCCCCCGGACGTCTGGCTGCATTTCCACTGCCGGGGCGGGGCCGGACGCACCACCACCTTCATGACCCTGGTCGACATGCTGCGAAATGCTCAGGCCGTGGCTTTCGAGGACATCATCGCCCGCCAAAAGGCCCTGGGCGGCTCGGATCTGGCCAAGACCAGCGGCGGCAGCGCCCCGGGCCGCGACGCCCTGGCCCGGCAGCGCCTGGACTTTCTGCGCCGGTTTTACGACTACGCCCGGGCCAATCCCGGCGGCGCGCCCCTGGGCTGGGCGGCCTGGCTGGCCGGGGGCGCAAAGCCTTGA
- a CDS encoding acid phosphatase, producing MLARFRLLLLVLLVSLPQLAWSETLFVSPRQVDLARLLPPPPAMDSAEQRDEIALLLQLQKDRTPDMVAFAQADAAREVFRFADVVGPQFTAEKLPVAAAFFKAVKDNGDAILGNAKKHWDRPRPYAVSAQIDPCVPKPGNASYPSGHSTYGTLMAIILANMVPEKAQALAARAEQYRFNREIGGVHYPSDVAAGRIAGTVIAAFLFNSPEFQQQYAAARAEVRSALGLAQ from the coding sequence ATGCTTGCCCGGTTCCGCCTGCTTCTGCTGGTCCTGCTTGTTTCGCTGCCGCAACTGGCCTGGTCCGAAACCCTGTTCGTCAGCCCGCGGCAAGTCGATCTGGCCCGGCTGCTGCCGCCGCCGCCAGCCATGGATTCGGCCGAGCAGCGCGACGAAATCGCCCTGCTCCTGCAACTGCAAAAGGACCGCACCCCGGACATGGTGGCCTTTGCCCAGGCCGACGCCGCCCGCGAGGTCTTCCGCTTCGCCGATGTCGTCGGGCCGCAGTTCACGGCCGAAAAGTTGCCGGTCGCGGCGGCCTTTTTCAAGGCGGTCAAGGATAACGGCGACGCCATCCTCGGCAACGCCAAAAAGCACTGGGACCGCCCCCGACCCTATGCCGTCAGTGCGCAAATCGATCCCTGCGTGCCCAAGCCCGGCAACGCCTCCTACCCCAGCGGCCATTCCACCTACGGCACCTTGATGGCCATCATCCTGGCCAACATGGTCCCGGAAAAGGCCCAAGCCCTGGCGGCCCGGGCCGAGCAGTACCGCTTCAACCGCGAGATCGGCGGCGTGCACTACCCCAGCGACGTGGCCGCCGGCCGCATCGCCGGCACGGTCATCGCCGCCTTCTTGTTCAACAGCCCCGAATTCCAGCAACAGTACGCCGCCGCCCGGGCCGAAGTCCGCAGCGCCCTGGGGCTGGCCCAGTAA
- a CDS encoding N-acyl homoserine lactonase family protein, producing the protein MGKYVIHPIVLGSKEFDKGMMTYQFDYGTPYTIPIYGWYLEGGGKKVLVDTGEMRPVQSAARQAALGGTIHTLESGLAQYGLTPADIDVVIHTHLHNDHCENDAYLENAVIYAHERELAHVNNPHPLDFRYNAEYVEDVIDSGQMQTVTGDTEILPGLRMVHTPAHTEGGMSVFVDTPAGQAVITGFCVINENFFPPKAITAREMDVIPPGTCVNPYAAYDILVRVKKAAHILLPLHEPAFASGAPIGLK; encoded by the coding sequence GTGGGCAAGTACGTGATCCATCCCATTGTCCTTGGCTCCAAGGAATTCGACAAGGGCATGATGACCTACCAGTTCGACTACGGCACGCCCTACACCATACCCATCTATGGCTGGTATCTGGAAGGCGGCGGCAAGAAGGTGCTGGTGGACACCGGCGAGATGCGCCCGGTGCAGTCCGCCGCCCGCCAGGCGGCCCTTGGCGGCACAATCCACACCCTGGAATCCGGCCTGGCCCAGTACGGCCTGACCCCGGCCGACATCGACGTGGTCATCCACACCCATCTGCACAACGACCACTGCGAAAACGACGCCTATCTGGAAAACGCGGTCATCTACGCCCACGAACGGGAGCTGGCCCATGTCAACAACCCGCACCCCCTGGACTTTCGCTACAACGCCGAATACGTGGAAGACGTCATCGATTCCGGCCAGATGCAGACGGTCACCGGTGACACCGAAATCCTGCCCGGCCTGCGCATGGTCCACACCCCGGCCCACACCGAGGGCGGCATGTCGGTCTTTGTCGACACCCCGGCCGGCCAGGCCGTCATCACCGGCTTTTGCGTGATAAACGAGAACTTCTTTCCGCCCAAGGCCATAACGGCCCGGGAGATGGACGTCATCCCGCCCGGCACCTGCGTCAATCCCTACGCGGCCTACGACATCCTGGTCCGCGTCAAGAAGGCGGCCCACATCCTGCTGCCGCTGCACGAACCGGCGTTTGCTTCCGGCGCGCCCATCGGCTTGAAGTAG
- a CDS encoding acyltransferase family protein, with protein sequence MMYSIQILRIIGMLMIVYIHVGVYMTLVNNVGDSLFHVIPDAFMCKAFIFFSISGFIMAFLLDIGYRNFLVRRLLRVYPTFLIACGLAIALRYLLFDQLPGKDMFLAMTLLPVGFVDYPLKIEWTLIYEVCYYLIITPFAFPKTRRYFVPFLFVWLGVILIAYYASGITAFYVLPPWKRLFVSYVNIYFITGALAYHAAKRLRFDWWPAYVLAIVASAAVTVATSEAWKLEPYNMKQLATWSLCTAVTLVSLVKLENHFQAPWVKAIGQWGDYAYAVYLTHALVVGVFFSWLVYRFGWQLDNRAALVAVGLILVVGYGLGRLDAAVHGYFKRKFA encoded by the coding sequence ATGATGTATTCCATTCAGATTTTGCGGATCATCGGCATGTTGATGATCGTCTATATCCATGTCGGCGTCTACATGACGCTGGTGAACAACGTCGGCGATTCCCTCTTTCACGTCATTCCCGACGCATTCATGTGCAAGGCCTTCATCTTCTTCAGCATCTCCGGCTTCATCATGGCCTTTCTTCTCGACATCGGCTACCGCAACTTCCTGGTGCGACGCCTTCTGCGCGTCTATCCGACCTTTCTTATCGCCTGCGGTCTGGCCATCGCCTTGCGCTATCTGCTCTTTGACCAGCTGCCGGGCAAGGACATGTTCCTGGCCATGACGCTTTTGCCCGTGGGCTTCGTGGACTATCCCCTCAAGATCGAATGGACGCTCATTTACGAAGTCTGTTACTACCTCATCATCACGCCTTTCGCCTTCCCCAAGACGCGACGCTACTTCGTGCCGTTTCTCTTCGTCTGGCTCGGGGTCATCCTTATCGCCTACTACGCCTCGGGCATCACGGCCTTTTACGTGCTGCCGCCCTGGAAGCGGCTTTTCGTCTCCTACGTCAACATCTACTTCATCACCGGAGCCCTGGCCTACCACGCCGCCAAGCGCCTACGCTTCGACTGGTGGCCGGCCTACGTCCTGGCCATCGTCGCCAGCGCCGCCGTCACCGTGGCCACTTCGGAGGCCTGGAAGCTCGAACCCTACAACATGAAGCAGCTGGCCACCTGGAGCCTGTGCACGGCCGTGACGCTGGTTTCCCTGGTCAAGCTCGAAAACCATTTCCAGGCCCCGTGGGTGAAGGCCATCGGCCAGTGGGGCGACTACGCCTATGCCGTCTACCTGACCCACGCCCTGGTGGTGGGGGTCTTTTTCTCCTGGCTGGTCTACCGGTTCGGCTGGCAGCTCGACAACCGGGCGGCGCTTGTGGCCGTGGGCCTGATTCTCGTCGTGGGCTATGGCCTGGGCCGGCTGGACGCCGCCGTCCATGGTTACTTCAAGCGGAAATTCGCCTGA
- a CDS encoding sialate O-acetylesterase yields MPAARSLFAWAADAALIAATVLALGWAGREVAADLRLTRLQEQAARRVPHFPDAASRTAFTDAAGRETAPCASFLGQKPLVVLTIGQSNIANSALGEFAPRHRIGNYFEGSCFVAANPLLGTSGERAAAVLDFADAALEAGLYDSALVVPLAVQGSSVWNWARHGDLRPMLESALRRLDGQGIKPNLVLYHQGEADCLVGMEGGLYAEGLDNVISDLRRMGVDAPVVVSQVSRFKALDCPDAATGACSRICPDIRQAQAGAADPSRGVFAGPDTDMAVAERFDGYHMTDDGRRRFAAMLLETVRALPQVR; encoded by the coding sequence ATGCCGGCTGCCCGATCGCTTTTCGCCTGGGCGGCCGACGCAGCGCTCATTGCCGCCACGGTCCTGGCCCTGGGCTGGGCCGGCCGGGAAGTAGCCGCCGATCTCCGGCTCACCCGCCTCCAGGAGCAGGCGGCCCGGCGCGTGCCGCATTTTCCCGACGCGGCCTCGCGCACGGCGTTCACCGACGCCGCCGGCCGCGAGACGGCCCCGTGCGCGTCGTTTCTCGGCCAAAAGCCGCTGGTCGTCCTGACCATCGGCCAGTCCAACATCGCCAATTCCGCCTTGGGCGAGTTTGCCCCGCGCCATCGTATCGGAAATTATTTCGAGGGATCGTGTTTCGTCGCGGCCAATCCGCTATTAGGCACGTCGGGCGAGCGGGCGGCGGCGGTGCTTGATTTCGCTGACGCGGCCCTGGAAGCGGGGCTCTACGACAGCGCGCTTGTCGTGCCGCTGGCGGTGCAGGGTTCGTCGGTGTGGAACTGGGCGCGCCACGGCGATTTGCGGCCCATGCTCGAAAGCGCTCTGCGCCGCCTGGACGGGCAGGGGATCAAGCCCAATCTCGTACTCTACCATCAAGGCGAGGCCGATTGTCTGGTGGGAATGGAAGGGGGGCTGTACGCCGAAGGCTTGGACAACGTCATCAGCGATTTGCGGCGCATGGGCGTGGACGCGCCGGTGGTGGTCTCGCAAGTCAGCCGCTTCAAGGCGCTTGATTGCCCGGACGCCGCCACCGGGGCTTGCTCACGCATCTGCCCGGATATCCGGCAGGCCCAGGCCGGGGCGGCCGACCCGTCGCGCGGCGTCTTTGCCGGCCCGGACACGGACATGGCCGTAGCCGAGCGGTTCGACGGCTACCACATGACCGACGACGGCCGCCGTCGCTTCGCCGCCATGCTGCTGGAAACCGTGCGCGCCCTGCCGCAAGTGCGCTAG